One part of the Leclercia sp. LSNIH1 genome encodes these proteins:
- a CDS encoding ABC transporter permease encodes MSKVMTSEEMKNTPAPAGIFQRLLCWEGFLLAVTLAVFVGNALASPYFLNIWNLSDATFNFTEKAIIVLPMAMLIIAREIDLSVASTIALSSTVMGFCAAAGLDTPWLVCVGLGVGLLCGLFNGLLVTRFNLSSIVITIGTMSLYRGITYILLGDQALNTWPESFAWFGQGYVWGALSFEFALFMVLAVVFAFVLHKTNFGRRTYAIGNNPTGAWYSGINVKRHNLILFALVGLMAGLASVLLTSRLGSTRPTIAMGWELAVVTMAVLGGVNILGGSGSMVGVIIAAFLMGLVTFGLSLLNVPGIVMSVIIGAMLIVVISLPIITRRVMQRRRI; translated from the coding sequence ATGAGTAAAGTGATGACCTCTGAAGAGATGAAAAATACCCCGGCTCCGGCGGGCATTTTCCAGCGCCTGCTGTGCTGGGAGGGTTTTCTGCTGGCGGTCACCCTGGCGGTGTTCGTGGGCAATGCCCTGGCCTCCCCGTACTTCCTGAATATCTGGAACCTGTCGGATGCGACCTTCAACTTCACCGAAAAGGCGATCATCGTGCTGCCGATGGCGATGCTGATTATCGCCCGGGAGATTGACCTGTCGGTGGCCTCCACTATCGCCCTGAGCTCCACGGTGATGGGCTTCTGCGCGGCGGCGGGGCTGGATACACCGTGGCTGGTCTGCGTGGGGTTAGGGGTTGGCCTGCTGTGCGGGCTGTTCAACGGCCTGCTGGTGACCCGCTTTAACCTGTCGTCGATTGTGATCACCATCGGCACCATGAGCCTCTACCGCGGCATCACCTACATTCTGCTGGGTGACCAGGCGCTTAATACCTGGCCGGAGAGCTTCGCCTGGTTCGGCCAGGGATACGTCTGGGGTGCGCTGTCGTTTGAGTTCGCGCTGTTTATGGTGCTGGCGGTGGTGTTTGCCTTCGTGCTGCACAAAACCAACTTCGGGCGTCGTACCTACGCCATCGGCAATAACCCCACCGGGGCATGGTATTCCGGCATCAACGTCAAGCGTCACAATCTGATCCTCTTCGCCCTGGTGGGGCTGATGGCCGGGCTGGCCTCGGTGCTGCTCACCTCGCGTCTGGGCAGTACCCGCCCGACGATTGCGATGGGCTGGGAGCTGGCGGTGGTGACCATGGCGGTGCTTGGCGGGGTCAATATTCTCGGCGGTTCCGGCAGCATGGTAGGCGTGATTATCGCCGCCTTCCTGATGGGGCTGGTCACCTTCGGCCTGAGCCTGCTCAACGTGCCGGGCATCGTGATGTCGGTAATTATCGGCGCGATGCTGATTGTGGTGATCTCCCTGCCGATCATCACCCGCCGCGTGATGCAGCGAAGACGGATCTAG